One Mytilus trossulus isolate FHL-02 chromosome 5, PNRI_Mtr1.1.1.hap1, whole genome shotgun sequence DNA segment encodes these proteins:
- the LOC134719429 gene encoding uncharacterized protein LOC134719429 — protein sequence MEVEVVTSESVCLNSSNIWLFCIEKDKYSVSMRDCPSVQVNVRVAHISPADKPLIRRRVLMADSSCLTSLYNQPPPQLLLITNSCDFKFNKDAVSKVFSDVTDSLALIWSFVMIPGAQLRSQPDHCNAVDLPGMPVCDYEDLNCSCIHGISIFSTTPTDQQDQSKSTCMPVDINMDDQVEVDTVQYTATIPIKGSTYGEEYQNNLKFARTSIRLRKEVLVELSRETDNPKDKNALIIKANIDGQLHLLGYVGLQHVPKH from the exons ATGGAAGTCGAAGTGGTCACATCAGAAAGCGTCTGTTTAAATTCTTCAAATATATGGCTTTTCTGCAtagaaaaagataaatacaGTGTGTCAATGAGAGACTGTCCATCTGTGCAAGTAAATGTACGGGTTGCTCATATCAGTCCAGCAGATAAACCATTGATAAGACGACGAGTGTTGATGGCGGATAGCAGTTGTCTGACGTCGTTGTACAACCAACCCCCACCACAGTTACTGCTCATCACTAACTCATGTGATTTTAAG TTCAACAAAGATGCAGTTTCTAAAGTTTTCAGTGATGTGACAGATTCATTGGCTCTTATTTGGTCCTTTGTTATGATTCCTGGAGCTCAGCTGAGATCCCAACCAGACCATTGCAATGCAGTCGACCTGCCAGGAATGCCAGTTTGTGATTATGAAGATTTGAACTGTTCATGTATACACGGGATAAGTATTTTCTCAACAACTCCAACAGATCAACAAGATCAGAGTAAAAGTACGTGTATGCCTGTAGATATCAACATGGACGATCAAGTTGAAGTAGACACTGTTCAGTACACAGCTACAATACCAATCAAAGGTTCAACATATGGTGAGGAGTACCAGAACAATCTAAAATTTGCACGTACCTCCATTAGATTGAGAAAAGAAGTTTTAGTTGAACTGTCACGCGAGACAGATAACCCAAAAGACAAAAACGCACTTATAATCAAGGCAAACATTGATGGTCAGCTACATCTCCTAGGTTATGTAGGACTCCAGCATGTCCCCAAACATTGA
- the LOC134717614 gene encoding uncharacterized protein LOC134717614 codes for MPRRKNWRAAEAKRGVKNPKKQRLTDLTWDTGPINSTKSDLDIGDTDTFNNSNSNNMGDTDLHTNINNSNSNNMGDTDLHTNINNSNSNNMGDTDLHTYINNSNSNNMGDTNLHSNANNSNLKLLEKSELNKLEISELNILEISELNKLEKSELNKHEQSELNQNSNNNCANQNSNNNCANQNSNNNCANQNSDNNCLKETCHIQTDILSNESNNSYAKKDSHCFIQTNLLQDQNEQFKTNSEQGVSKYYNSFNANFIKFGTFDQYATKFADQSRGNQCTCNCLVFLSLSSLNFDSNTLNLDYILNKGDEIYKKHVQELTTQGLFKNMLLNFDEIPVKIEIPEGIFIINKQNILFGIALQYQELTGFLTLQEAIQNCIKQSNKFLIMIGAICSAVYYYNHTYYFFDTHSHSECALNNPLDSSGKSILIGFADLHDLLSYLYGFYTSLQIDLASQYEILPVSITSKDTDKDVTKQIKNYFKDQKLRNTKQKKVSYQYMKVPKFVYMKNYMQKRRKNKQFKEKELNAKRYSRKDKNYRKTEAHRKKSQRDNSDIRQIERQRELASKREARKNEDFKKTELAAKREVRKDKNYRRAEAESKKSQRDNPDLRRMERQREFVAKREARKNEDFKKTELAAKREVRKDKNYRRAEAESKKSQRDNPDIRQMERQRELAAKREVRKDTNYRRAEAESKKSQRDNPDLRRMERQREFVAKREARKNEDFNRRELAAKREARKNEDFNRRELAAKREARKNEDFNRRELAAKREARKNENFNRRELAAKREARKNENFKRNETKKKKIARQDENYRKHESKRDFHRKQEYRSHPENLENERLKKQSSRQKNLDIDRCYEKTVKSTKRKNIDFTDHEKDLKKKRTHGITLDTCIRNFKTKINEGPTYICTSCHQTWFCDSVVNAKTIKMNTPANMSHCFTNFKSVQHIEWICHTCLNAIKRQKIPRFAIANKMGFPQKPKELNLYPLEERLLSLRIPFMQIRQLPRGGQLSVKGNVVNVPVEVQPTINSLPHTLEKSGTISVKLKKKLEFKKCDFSENVRPFAVICALHYLMRTSEFEVDESETHVGNTDTLLDHIPDDNPLCDAGLTFAPGEGQRPISLYSDPDAEYLSFPTIFCGQRRPDNKDRSVSVHFTDIVKWELRSMDRRVAQSVPNIFFKLKKIQLKNISDKVNLALRRCQSEGKKWTAKDVLNPNTVNDLVRLDEGYYIFRSLRNSPVYLEKRKKDLFAMIRQLGLPTWFGSLSSADTNWKDLLRILGKLNDGKEYTDNELEGMDWHQKSKLVQKDPVTCSRYFDYRVQQFINLVLKSDHDPIGKLTDFFYRVEFQQRGSPHIHILIWIENAPVYESDSNEDVVAFIDKYVSCSLLETNTNLVNLQVHKHSKTCRKKGHPICRFGFPLPPMKATVILEPLKENDDIEKYKAIYKEIQNEINTLHNSEDIDQMTYDMFLDDVLQMDDENYIKAIRSNLSGPKVFLKRKPSEVRVNGYMKTVLIAWQANHDLQYVLDAFACAVYIVSYISKSQKGMSALLDQAAKEARQGNLDLKHQVRHIGNYFSNSVETSAQEATYLTLQMPLTKATRQVVFINTSPQHKRTFLLKQSSVLEKLGPDSTEIESDNDIKRYSRRPKQLENWCLADYVSQLELQYPKTESSDDHETEEKDHESDNENEAANADIIEEINNKIDITLKNGIRIYQRKTPKVIRYVKYNYKTDSENFYRERLMLFYPWRNELSDLQCEHETFENMYLTVARILEKKAKQYEGKVIDLEKAIEEAENDCNENDQIAPATQQVEMEDAEIGPTESEQYVHFNPDRPTEHRLYDMSREVGIEARTVELTNHANRISERDYFDLIRSLNKKQWEFFQHVVTWVKTKHEPFYTFLTGGAGCGKSVVVRTIFQALHRHLCSIEGEDPDDIRILLCAPTGKAAYNINGLTIHNAFQIQPNKGLDQSLSCDVLNTLRMKYRNLSLILIDEISMVGNKMFSLLERRLKKIKGSNCSFGGVSIIAIGDFFQLQPVFDSWIFNDLSKGLTALAPNYWKLLFSFHELTEIMRQKDDLEFAQLLNRLRQNQLTENDFAVLNTRTVSISDPTYRTNATHLFVENALVDNFNLQYISKLGSQKVKVTAVDTVCGDLPASVKTKLLSSLPEKQSDTANLAKEVVLAIGMKYDLTANIEVTDGLTNGSTCELKLIECKTKSIRPSIIWVKFEDARIGANNRRKYSHLFGKDVEITWTPMFDIKRSFTYKYKTFERIQFPLRPAAGKTIHKSQGDTLQEVVVSLKSKRKGKIPHIHYVALSRVTSLTGLQILDLNQQAIAVAECVRQELHRLRTDATLQLCFKPLYNLSSNYFKVVFNNSRSLHAHFNDIKSDPNILDADVIGIAESRLISTDENGDFHLPGFEPPVRLDQKQTNFNTRPPHGLVLYYRNNCILHNTVTFSTPSLEFVIADIISPSKGVFQIVFVYKAPNCKLQQLKDTFLVNLLPDVYLRLPKIIIMGDFNIDLNTGNTSFLKFMRDSFCCSQIVSKPTTSSGTLLDLIFLNFDSKINFETDVLDSYWSDHKVIYVAIETQ; via the exons ATGCCAAGAAGAAAAAATTGGAGGGCAGCTGAGGCTAAACGTGGTGTGAAAAACCCAAAGAAACAGAGACTGACGGACTTGACTTGGGATACTGGACCCATTAACAGTACAAAATCTGACCTTGACATAGGTGATACTGACACCTTCAACAACAGTAACTCAAATAACATGGGGGATACTGACCTCcacacaaatataaacaacagtaACTCAAATAATATGGGGGATACTGACCTCcacacaaatataaacaacagtaACTCAAATAACATGGGGGATACTGACCTCCACACATATATAAACAACAGTAACTCAAATAACATGGGGGATACTAACCTCCACTCAAATGCAAACAATAGTAACTTGAAACTACTTGAAAAATCTGAATTGAATAAACTTGAAATATCTGAACTGAATATACTTGAAATATCTGAATTgaataaacttgaaaaatctGAATTGAATAAACACGAACAATCTGAATTGAATCAAAACAGTAACAATAACTGTGCAAATCAAAACAGTAACAATAACTGTGCAAATCAAAACAGTAACAACAACTGTGCAAATCAAAACAGTGACAATAACTGTCTAAAAGAAACTTGTCACATACAAACAGATATTCTGTCAAATGAATCAAACAATAGTTATGCCAAAAAAGATTCTCATTGTTTTATCCAAACTAATCTGTTGCAAGAccaaaatgaacaatttaaaactaATTCAGAACAAGGAGTATCAAAATATTACAATTCTTTTAATGCAAACTTTATTAAATTTGGAACTTTTGACCAGTATGCCACAAAATTTGCTGATCAAAGCAGGGGAAACCAATGTACTTGTAATTGCTTAGTTTTCTTATCACtttcttctttaaattttgattcaaaCACACTGAACCTGGATTACATTTTGAATAAAGGTGATGAAATTTACAAGAAGCATGTTCAAGAATTAACAACACAgggattatttaaaaatatgctcttaaattttgatgaaattccTGTCAAAATAGAAATTCCTGAAGGgatttttataattaacaaacaaaatattctgtttGGAATAGCTTTACAGTACCAAGAGTTGACTGGATTTCTCACATTACAAGAAGCAATTCAAAATTGTATAAAGCAGTCGAACAAATTTCTTATTATGATTGGAGCCATATGTTCAGCAgtttattattataatcataCATACTATTTTTTTGACACTCATTCTCATTCAGAATGTGCACTCAATAATCCATTAGATTCCTCTGGCAaaagtattttgattggatTTGCTGACTTACATGACCTCCTCAGTTACTTGTATGGTTTTTACACCAGTTTACAAATTGATTTAGCCTCTCAATATGAAATTTTACCTGTAAGTATCACTAGTAAAGATACTGACAAAGATGTGACCAAGCAGATTAAGAATTACTTTAAGGATCAGAAACTAAggaacacaaaacaaaaaaaagtttcctACCAGTATATGAAAGTACCCAAGTTTGTATATATGAAAAACTACAtgcaaaaaagaagaaaaaacaaacaattcaaagaaaaagaattaaatgCTAAAAGATATTCAAGAAAAGATAAGAATTACAGAAAAACAGAAGCACATAGAAAGAAGTCTCAGAGAGATAATTCTGATATAAGACAGATTGAGAGACAAAGAGAACTTGCTTCGAAAAGAGAGGCTAGAAAGAATGAAGATTTCAAAAAAACAGAACTTGCTGCTAAAAGAGAAGTTAGAAAGGATAAAAATTATAGAAGAGCTGAAGCAGAAAGTAAAAAGTCTCAAAGAGATAATCCTGATTTAAGACGGATGGAAAGACAAAGAGAATTTGTTGCTAAAAGAGAGGCTAGAAAGAATGAAGATTTCAAAAAAACAGAACTTGCTGCTAAAAGAGAAGTTAGAAAGGATAAAAATTATAGAAGGGCTGAAGCAGAAAGTAAGAAGTCTCAAAGAGATAATCCTGACATAAGACAAATGGAAAGACAAAGAGAACTTGCTGCTAAAAGAGAAGTAAGAAAGGATACAAATTATAGAAGGGCTGAAGCAGAAAGTAAAAAGTCTCAAAGAGATAATCCTGATTTAAGACGGATGGAAAGACAAAGAGAATTTGTTGCTAAAAGAGAGGCTAGAAAGAATGAAGATTTCAATAGAAGAGAACTTGCTGCTAAAAGAGAGGCTAGAAAGAATGAAGATTTCAATAGAAGAGAACTTGCTGCTAAAAGAGAGGCTAGAAAGAATGAAGATTTCAATAGAAGAGAACTTGCTGCTAAAAGAGAGGCtagaaagaatgaaaatttcaatAGAAGAGAACTTGCTGCTAAAAGAGAGGCtagaaagaatgaaaatttcaaaagaaacgaaacaaaaaagaaaaaaattgccaGACAAGATGAAAACTACAGAAAACATGAGTCAAAACGAGACTTCCACAGAAAACAAGAATATAGGTCACATccagaaaatttagaaaatgagcGTTTGAAGAAACAAAGTTCAAGACAGAAAAACCTAGATATAGACAGATGTTATGAAAAGACAGTCAAAAGTactaaaagaaaaaacattgattttacaGATCACGAAAAAGACCTCAAAAAGAAAAGAACTCACGGTATAACCCTTGATACTtgcattagaaattttaaaaccaaaattaatgaaggtcctacatatatatgtacttcTTGTCATCAAACTTGGTTCTGTGATTCTGTAGTTAATGctaaaactattaaaatgaaTACTCCTGCTAACATGTCtcattgttttacaaattttaaatctgtACAGCACATAGAATGGATATGCCACACTTGTCTAAATgcaattaaaagacaaaaaataccTCGCTTTGCAATAGCAAATAAGATGGGATTTCCCCaaaaaccaaaagaattaaattTGTATCCCTTAGAAGAGAGACTGTTATCATTAAGAATTCCTTTTATGCAGATTCGACAGTTGCCTAGAGGTGGACAGTTATCAGTTAAAGGCAATGTTGTAAATGTGCCTGTTGAAGTTCAACCTACAATAAATTCACTTCCTCATACATTAGAGAAATCAGGAACAATATCAGTTAAACTGAAGAAGAAGCTTGAATTCAAAAAGTGTGATTTTAGTGAAAATGTGAGACCATTTGCTGTCATTTGTGCATTACATTATTTGATGAGAACAAGTGAATT TGAAGTAGATGAAAGTGAAACGCATGTTGGAAACACAGATACACTGTTAGATCACATTCCAGACGACAATCCACTATGTGATGCAGGTTTAACTTTTGCTCCTGGTGAAGGTCAACGACCAATTAGTCTCTACAGTGATCCTGATGCAGAGTACTTATCTTTTCCAACTATATTCTGTGGTCAACGAAGGCCAGATAACAAAGACAGGTCTGTCTCTGTTCACTTTACTGATATTGTCAAATGGGAACTAAGGTCCATGGATAGGAGAGTAGCACAATCtgtaccaaatatatttttcaagttaaaaaaaattcagttaAAAAACATAAGTGATAAGGTCAATCTTGCTCTAAGAAGGTGTCAATCAGAAGGAAAAAAATGGACAGCAAAAGATGTACTCAATCCTAACACTGTAAATGATCTTGTAAGATTAGATGAAGGTTATTATATCTTTAGAAGTTTAAGAAATTCTCCAGTATACCTTGAAAAGAGGAAGAAAGATTTGTTTGCAATGATCAGACAGTTGGGTCTTCCAACATGGTTTGGCTCTCTTTCATCTGCAGACACTAATTGGAAAGATTTGTTACGAATTCTTGGCAAATTAAATGATGGCAAAGAATATACTGACAATGAATTGGAAGGAATGGATTGGCATCAGAAATCTAAACTTGTTCAGAAAGACCCTGTGACATGCTCTAGATATTTTGATTATCGTGTCCAACAGTTTATTAACTTGGTGTTGAAAAGTGATCATGATCCTATTGGAAaattgacagattttttttatagagttGAATTTCAACAGAGAGGTTCACCCCATATTCATATCTTGATCTGGATTGAAAATGCACCAGTTTATGAAAGTGATTCAAATGAAGATGTTGTAgcatttattgataaatatgtcTCCTGTTCACTTTTAGAAACTAATACTAATTTAGTCAATTTGCAGGTTCATAAACATTCAAAAACATGCAGAAAAAAAGGTCACCCAATTTGTCGTTTTGGTTTCCCCCTTCCACCTATGAAAGCAACAGTAATCTTAGAGcctttaaaagaaaatgatgaCATAGAAAAGTACAaagctatatataaagaaatacaaaacGAAATTAATACACTTCACAATTCTGAAGATATAGACCAGATGACATATGACATGTTTTTAGATGATGTGTTACAAATGGatgatgaaaattatattaagGCCATAAGAAGCAACTTGAGTGGTCCAAAAGTTTTTCTCAAACGAAAACCATCTGAAGTCCGTGTTAATGGTTACATGAAAACTGTGTTGATAGCCTGGCAAGCAAATCATGATTTACAGTATGTTTTAGATGCATTTGCATGTGCAGTGTATATTGTTTCATATATAAGCAAGTCACAAAAAGGTATGAGTGCATTACTAGACCAAGCAGCAAAAGAAGCCCGACAGGGAAATTTAGACTTGAAGCATCAAGTAAGGCACATTGGGAATTACTTTTCAAATTCTGTTGAAACAAGCGCACAAGAAGCAACATACTTAACACTACAGATGCCTTTAACAAAAGCTACAAGACAAGTCGTATTCATTAACACGTCTCCACAACACAAAAGAACTTTTCTCCTCAAGCAATCATCGGTTCTAGAAAAACTAGGCCCAGACTCTACTGAAATAGAATCAGACAATGATATTAAAAGGTACTCGCGTAGACCAAAACAACTGGAGAACTGGTGTTTAGCAGATTATGTATCTCAGCTTGAATTGCAGTATCCTAAAACTGAGTCCTCAGATGATCACGAAACAGAAGAAAAAGATCATGAATCTGATAATGAAAATGAAGCGGCAAATGCAGATATTATAGAAGAAATCAATAACAAAATCGACATAACCCTGAAGAATGGTATTCgaatatatcaaagaaaaacacCTAAGGTTATAAGATATGTTAAATACAATTACAAGACTGACTCTGAAAACTTCTACAGAGAAcgcttaatgttattttatccaTGGAGAAATGAACTTTCAGATTTGCAATGCGAACATGAAACATTCGAAAACATGTACTTGACCGTTGCaagaattttagaaaaaaaagctAAGCAATATGAAGGAAAAGTGATAGACCTAGAGAAAGCTATAGAAGAGGCAGAAAACGATTGTAATGAGAATGATCAAATAGCACCTGCCACACAGCAAGTAGAAATGGAAGATGCTGAAATAGGCCCAACAGAATCTGAACAGTATGTACATTTCAATCCAGATAGACCAACAGAACATAGACTGTATGATATGTCCCGTGAAGTTGGAATAGAAGCAAGAACAGTAGAATTGACAAATCATGCAAACAGAATAAGTGAGAgggattattttgatttgataagaTCCTTGAATAAGAAACAGTGGGAATTTTTCCAACATGTTGTCACATGggttaaaacaaaacatgaaccattttatacatttttgacaGGTGGAGCAGGATGTGGAAAATCTGTAgttgtaagaacaatatttcaAGCTTTACACAGACACTTATGCTCTATTGAAGGTGAGGACCCTGACGATATTAGAATTCTTCTTTGTGCTCCTACTGGAAAGGCAGCTTACAATATAAATGGTCTGACCATTCACAATGCTTTCCAGATACAACCAAATAAAGGACTTGACCAGTCATTGTCATGCGATGTTCTCAATACACTCAGAATGAAATACAGAAATTTGTCTCTGATTTTGATTGATGAAATTTCAATGGTTGGAAATAAAATGTTCTCTTTACTGGAGAGAAGGCTGAAAAAAATCAAGGGAAGCAACTGTTCATTTGGTGGCGTGAGTATCATAGCTATTGGTGACTTTTTCCAACTCCAACCTGTATTTGACAGCTGGATTTTCAATGATCTAAGCAAAGGATTAACAGCATTAGCTCCTAATTActggaaattattattttcttttcatgaaCTAACTGAAATAATGAGACAAAAAGATGATTTGGAATTTGCTCAATTACTAAATAGGTTGAGACAAAATCAGCTGACTGAAAATGATTTTGCAGTTTTAAATACAAGAACTGTTTCAATCAGTGATCCAACATACAGAACTAATGCTACTCATTTGTTTGTTGAAAATGCTTTAGTGGATAATTTTAATTTGCAATACATATCTAAATTAGGCTCACAAAAGGTTAAAGTTACAGCAGTTGACACAGTTTGTGGGGATTTACCAGcatctgtaaaaacaaaattacttaGTTCTTTACCAGAAAAACAGTCTGATACAGCAAACCTTGCAAAGGAAGTAGTATTAGCAATTGGGATGAAATATGATCTTACAGCTAATATTGAAGTCACTGATGGTCTCACAAATGGTTCAACTTGTGAACTTAAATTGATAGAGTGCAAAACGAAATCTATAAGACCAAGTATCATATGGGTTAAGTTTGAGGATGCCAGAATTGGTGctaacaatagaagaaaatattCCCACTTGTTTGGAAAAGATGTTGAAATTACATGGACTCCAATGTTTGATATTAAAAGGTcatttacttataaatataagacCTTTGAAAGAATTCAATTTCCTCTTCGTCCAGCAGCTGGAAAAACAATTCATAAATCGCAAGGAGATACATTACAAGAAGTTGTTGTTAGTCTGAAATCAAAACGTAAAGGAAAAATtccacatattcactatgttGCACTAAGCAGAGTCACATCTTTAACTGGATTACAGATATTAGATCTCAATCAACAAGCAATAGCTGTAGCAGAGTGTGTTCGACAAGAATTACACAGACTAAGGACAGATGCAACTCTACAGTTGTGCTTTAAGCCATTGTATAATTTATCAAGTAACTATTTTAAAGTCGTTTTCAACAACTCAAGGTCATTGCATGCTCactttaatgatataaaatcagACCCTAACATCTTGGATGCTGATGTTATTGGTATTGCTGAATCAAGACTTATATCAACAGATGAAAATGGGGATTTTCATTTACCTGGTTTTGAACCACCAGTTCGGTTAGACCAAAAGCAAACAAACTTTAATACAAGACCACCTCATGGATTGGTATTATATTATCGAAATAATTGTATTCTTCACAATACAGTCACTTTCTCAACTCCATCGTTAGAGTTTGTTATAGCAGACATAATATCACCTAGCAAAGGTGTTTTTCAGATTGTCTTTGTTTACAAGGCACCAAACTGCAAATTGCAACAACTAAAAGATACTTTCCTTGTAAATCTTCTTCCTGATGTGTATTTAAGACTTCCAAAAATTATCATAATGGGagactttaatattgatttaaacaCTGGGAACActtcttttttaaagttcatgAGAGATTCATTTTGCTGTTCACAAATTGTGTCTAAACCTACTACATCTTCTGGTACACTGTTGGACTTAATTTTCCTAAATTTTGATAGTAAGATAAACTTTGAAACAGATGTTCTTGATTCCTATTGGTCAGATCATAAAGTTATATATGTAGCCATTGAAACACAATGA